A window from Heteronotia binoei isolate CCM8104 ecotype False Entrance Well chromosome 15, APGP_CSIRO_Hbin_v1, whole genome shotgun sequence encodes these proteins:
- the LOC132583578 gene encoding olfactory receptor 2AP1-like, with amino-acid sequence MAKIDWYNQTRGTEFVLIGFKTFPEQQYLLFGVFFMIYMVTMAGNILITSVVLANPHLHKPMYFFLWNLSFLEICYSSTILPRILASFISDYHGISFSACFIQFYCFSFLAAAESYLLSAMSYDRYVAICQPLHYVTLMNKKRCIQLSFASWMIGIVASVFTTVFPSQLNYCGPNEIDHFFCDYAPLLMLSCSDTWQTEMLMTVLGSACSVPPMLFTLASYVCIITTILRMPSNSGRGKAFSTCSSHLIVVSIFYGSLIIVYVLPKPKAMKDLNKVFSVFYTILTPMINPFIYTLRNREFKEVVRKALNKLFSYRRIHSLQQCTMTC; translated from the coding sequence ATGGCGAAGATAGACTGGTACAACCAGACAAGAGGCACAGAATTTGTCCTAATAGGATTCAAGACTTTTCCGGAACAGCAGTATCTCCTTTTTGGTGTGTTTTTCATGATCTATATGGTAACAATGGCTGGAAACATCCTTATAACTTCAGTAGTTCTGGCTAATCCTCACCTACACAAGCCAATGTACTTCTTTCTGTGGAACTTATCTTTTTTAGAGATCTGCTACTCTTCAACAATCCTTCCCAGGATTTTGGCCAGCTTTATAAGTGACTATCATGGAATTTCCTTTAGTGCATGTTTCATCCAGTtctattgtttttcttttttggctgCAGCTGAGAGCTATCTCTTGTCTGCAATGTCTTATGACCGATATGTTGCTATATGCCAACCACTCCATTATGTCACCCTCATGAACAAAAAACGGTGTATTCAGTTATCCTTTGCCTCATGGATGATCGGCATTGTGGCTAGTGTGTTTACTACAGTCTTTCCTTCCCAGCTGAACTACTGTGGCCCCAATGAAATTGACCATTTCTTTTGTGACTATGCACCATTGTTAATGCTCTCATGCAGTGACACTTGGCAGACAGAAATGCTGATGACCGTCTTGGGCTCTGCATGTTCAGTACCACCAATGCTATTCACACTGGCCTCATATGTATGCATCATCACTACCATTTTGAGAATGCCTTCCAACAGTGGCAGGGGCAAAGCCTTTTCTACTTGTTCCTCTCATCTTATTGTGGTCTCAATTTTCTATGGAAGCCTCATCATCGTATATGTATTACCCAAGCCAAAGGCAATGAAAGATCTGAACAAAGTCTTCTCTGTTTTCTACACAATCCTGACCCCTATGATCAATCCATTTATATATACACTGAGAAACAGAGAATTTAAAGAGGTTGTTAGAAAGGCATTGAACAAACTGTTTTCCTACAGAAGAATTCATAGTCTCCAACAGTGCACAATGACTTGCTAG